A single genomic interval of Zunongwangia sp. HGR-M22 harbors:
- a CDS encoding SsrA-binding protein encodes MKKKFFKSLAKLNKKVLPSYSKKELDLAKATKLQMAIIGWKTWVTKNSLD; translated from the coding sequence ATGAAAAAGAAGTTTTTTAAATCTTTGGCAAAACTCAACAAAAAAGTCTTACCAAGTTATTCTAAGAAAGAATTGGATTTGGCCAAAGCTACAAAACTGCAAATGGCCATTATTGGATGGAAAACTTGGGTTACTAAAAATTCCTTAGATTAA
- a CDS encoding M56 family metallopeptidase, with protein sequence MQEFISHLLKSSALIAIFYLAYITLLKQETSFMQNRKFLLVGLATSLILPLIYLTQQEYIELPSTEIPYTVMNADIQQENVVIEEPTNWWQIGLYVYLFGVSLMSLRFGFQIYSLKKIINSGFLKKYKNLKLVKTNKDIKPFSFFNNIVYNPEKHHQKDLKLILKHEQIHAKQWHSLDVIFISVLCVVFWFNPFIWLYKKIIVQNLEFLADQDAVATIASKKEYQKALVMASVGLQPAMTNQFYQSFIKKRIIMLNKSKKKNTSWKTLVVIPFLCLFLYSFNLKTKSIVLESSEVENSQQQNDKVEIVDEKTIIQKENSVKKSKSDVLSSEKTSTPNIQQKENEETAISGNATFHAQKNSLKVLKDTLYILNGMPQPNKNFLSRIDKDNIQNITYLNGKKAVALYGEKVADYGVKLYTTKTQGDNLILKKPKTTDNTRIYLLGKTKVTKSGDGFTLKKINQENAPLIIINNKTASTEELNNLSSIKIASINVLKGEKAAEKYDDKNTENGVIEIYTKNYKGKLPQKSTTFVYTIHPNETDAAIQNMVKTIQEKYNIEIDIKKLKRDDSGMINSVKIKARHKGSSSWNVTYSSSSSDTIDEFYMIMDTKKDDFKITSEKPKKI encoded by the coding sequence ATGCAAGAATTTATATCCCATCTGTTAAAATCTTCAGCATTAATTGCTATTTTCTATTTAGCCTACATTACTCTGCTAAAACAAGAGACTAGTTTTATGCAAAACCGCAAGTTTCTATTAGTAGGTTTGGCGACTTCTTTAATTTTGCCACTTATCTATCTCACTCAGCAAGAATACATAGAATTACCATCCACAGAAATACCTTATACTGTTATGAATGCTGACATTCAGCAAGAAAATGTGGTAATTGAAGAACCTACAAATTGGTGGCAAATTGGTTTGTATGTTTACCTATTTGGTGTATCACTAATGAGCTTACGATTTGGTTTTCAGATCTACAGCCTAAAAAAGATTATTAATTCCGGATTCTTAAAAAAATACAAGAATTTGAAATTAGTTAAAACGAATAAGGATATAAAACCATTTTCCTTCTTCAACAATATTGTTTACAATCCTGAAAAACATCATCAAAAAGACCTAAAACTAATCCTGAAGCATGAGCAAATTCATGCAAAGCAATGGCATTCTTTGGATGTGATCTTCATTTCTGTACTCTGTGTAGTATTCTGGTTTAATCCGTTTATCTGGCTGTACAAAAAAATTATCGTCCAAAATTTAGAATTTCTAGCCGATCAAGATGCAGTAGCAACAATAGCCAGCAAAAAAGAATACCAAAAAGCGCTGGTTATGGCCAGTGTAGGTTTGCAGCCGGCTATGACTAATCAATTTTATCAATCATTCATCAAAAAACGTATTATTATGCTTAACAAATCGAAGAAGAAAAACACCTCGTGGAAAACCCTTGTAGTTATTCCGTTTTTATGCTTATTCCTGTACAGTTTTAACCTGAAAACAAAAAGTATTGTTTTAGAATCTTCAGAAGTAGAAAATTCGCAACAACAAAACGATAAAGTAGAAATCGTTGATGAAAAAACAATTATTCAAAAGGAAAATTCAGTAAAAAAATCTAAATCTGATGTTTTAAGTTCAGAAAAAACTTCAACTCCAAACATTCAGCAAAAAGAAAATGAGGAAACTGCTATTTCTGGCAATGCGACTTTTCATGCTCAGAAAAACTCCTTGAAAGTATTAAAGGACACCTTGTATATTTTAAATGGAATGCCGCAGCCCAACAAGAATTTCCTTAGCAGAATAGATAAAGATAACATCCAAAATATAACCTATCTTAACGGGAAAAAAGCGGTGGCGCTTTACGGTGAAAAAGTAGCAGATTATGGCGTTAAATTATATACCACCAAAACGCAAGGTGATAACTTAATACTGAAAAAGCCAAAAACTACAGATAATACTAGAATTTATTTACTTGGCAAGACCAAGGTTACAAAATCTGGTGACGGATTTACACTAAAAAAGATTAATCAAGAAAATGCTCCTTTAATAATTATAAATAACAAAACTGCTTCAACTGAAGAATTGAATAATTTATCTTCAATAAAAATCGCCTCTATTAATGTACTAAAAGGCGAAAAAGCAGCTGAAAAATATGATGATAAAAATACCGAAAATGGTGTAATCGAAATATATACCAAAAACTATAAAGGTAAATTACCTCAAAAATCTACCACCTTCGTATATACCATTCATCCTAATGAAACAGATGCCGCCATCCAAAACATGGTCAAAACGATCCAAGAAAAGTATAATATTGAAATTGATATTAAAAAATTGAAGCGTGATGATTCAGGAATGATTAATAGTGTAAAGATCAAAGCCAGACATAAGGGTTCTTCTTCCTGGAATGTTACGTATAGCTCGTCTAGTAGTGATACGATTGATGAGTTTTATATGATTATGGACACAAAAAAAGATGATTTCAAGATTACTAGTGAGAAACCTAAAAAAATATAG
- a CDS encoding glutamine synthetase beta-grasp domain-containing protein, which produces MTKSKLEYIWLDGSKPTQKLRGKTKIVTDFSGKLEDCEVWSFDGSSTGQAEGNSSDCLLKPVFICPDPQRKNGFLVMCEVLNADSTPHETNGRATIDDEDDDFWFGFEQEYFLIDTETGKPLGFPANGYPRPQGPYYCSVGANNAYGRAIVEEHLDACLEAGLNVEGINGEVAAGQWEYQIFAKGAAAAGDEIWVARYLLERIGEQYGVSIDLHPKPLGDLDWNGSGMHANFSNSTLRNAGNRETYEKICEAFRPVVKEHIDVYGADNHMRLTGKHETASIHDFSYGISDRGASIRIPIATVERGWKGWLEDRRPSSNGDPYKIASRIIKTVKNAE; this is translated from the coding sequence ATGACCAAATCAAAACTGGAGTATATATGGCTTGATGGTAGTAAGCCAACTCAGAAGTTACGTGGTAAAACTAAAATAGTAACCGATTTTTCTGGAAAATTAGAAGACTGTGAAGTATGGTCTTTTGATGGTTCTTCTACGGGACAAGCTGAAGGAAACTCTTCTGACTGTCTATTAAAGCCGGTATTTATATGTCCAGATCCACAACGTAAAAACGGATTCCTAGTAATGTGCGAAGTACTTAATGCAGATAGTACACCGCACGAAACTAATGGAAGAGCTACCATAGACGATGAGGACGATGATTTCTGGTTTGGATTTGAGCAAGAATATTTCCTTATCGACACTGAAACTGGTAAGCCTCTAGGGTTCCCAGCTAATGGATATCCAAGACCACAAGGTCCTTATTATTGTTCTGTTGGCGCTAATAATGCCTATGGTAGAGCGATCGTAGAAGAGCACTTAGATGCTTGTCTTGAAGCTGGACTAAATGTAGAAGGTATTAATGGCGAAGTTGCCGCTGGACAGTGGGAATATCAAATTTTCGCTAAAGGTGCTGCTGCTGCTGGTGACGAAATCTGGGTGGCGAGATACCTTTTAGAAAGAATAGGAGAACAATATGGTGTATCTATCGATCTACATCCAAAACCATTGGGTGATTTAGACTGGAATGGTAGTGGTATGCACGCCAACTTCTCTAATTCAACATTAAGAAATGCTGGAAATCGTGAAACTTACGAGAAAATTTGTGAGGCATTCCGCCCAGTTGTAAAAGAACACATCGACGTTTATGGTGCAGATAATCACATGCGTTTAACCGGTAAGCACGAAACTGCTTCTATCCACGACTTTAGCTACGGAATTTCAGACCGTGGAGCATCAATCCGTATTCCAATTGCAACTGTAGAGCGCGGATGGAAAGGATGGTTAGAAGATAGAAGACCATCATCTAATGGTGATCCTTATAAAATTGCAAGCCGTATTATTAAAACGGTTAAAAATGCAGAATAA
- a CDS encoding response regulator, whose amino-acid sequence MANRLKVLIVDDHPIIIEGYKSTLQSCKHDMLIQTASDADTALEQVNKAEKVFDIIILDIKIPASKDGRIISGEDLGVKFREISPHSKLVVLTMFNEKYRLQNILKSINPEAFMIKSDVGSTELCAAILSISNGIPFYSKTVRELFRKQMTRDITLDENDRKILYYLSKGTKTKNLVDYIPLSLAAIEKRKRNIRKLFEIEESGDKLILEKAEEYGFL is encoded by the coding sequence ATGGCTAACCGCTTAAAAGTATTGATTGTAGATGATCATCCCATAATTATAGAAGGTTACAAAAGTACATTACAATCCTGCAAGCACGACATGCTTATACAAACCGCTAGCGATGCAGATACAGCTTTAGAACAAGTGAATAAAGCCGAAAAAGTTTTCGATATAATTATTTTGGATATTAAAATTCCAGCTTCTAAGGATGGTAGAATAATTTCCGGAGAAGATTTGGGGGTGAAATTTCGCGAAATTTCACCTCATTCTAAGTTGGTTGTGCTTACGATGTTCAATGAGAAATATAGACTTCAGAATATTCTAAAAAGTATAAATCCTGAAGCTTTTATGATTAAAAGCGATGTAGGTTCTACAGAACTTTGTGCTGCAATTTTATCGATTAGCAACGGAATTCCTTTTTACAGTAAGACGGTGCGTGAATTATTTAGAAAACAAATGACACGAGATATCACTTTAGATGAAAATGATCGGAAGATTTTATACTACCTCTCTAAAGGAACAAAAACAAAGAATTTGGTAGATTACATTCCGCTATCCTTAGCTGCCATCGAAAAAAGAAAAAGAAATATTAGGAAGCTTTTTGAAATAGAAGAATCTGGCGATAAATTGATTTTAGAGAAAGCTGAAGAATATGGGTTTCTTTAA
- a CDS encoding carboxypeptidase-like regulatory domain-containing protein, whose amino-acid sequence MKYVLFLSLLFSLQLHAQEVYTGRILSAKDSTALQGVSIYFDGTSLGTVSNTKGFFKIQNSASNISPLIFRSIGYKTRTVSNISVFKEENYPIVFLEESMDELGTVILETDPWSRKRKLNYFRREFLGNTKASLKCKILNEDAIKLKYSPSKNELMAYAEEPILIKNNHLGYFIEYELIDFTIKFSIGSSGLNLIEYTFYEGSSFYKELKEKPRKRHLKNREEAFEGSLLQFMRSLAKKELAKNDFKIFYDRFQVPEYKYFDIQQEHQFTKVAMTKDTISILHKNNQSGLIYKSPFYIDEFGNFTPTRAFNISGVMGQARMSLCLPLNYAL is encoded by the coding sequence ATGAAATATGTTTTATTCTTAAGCCTGTTATTCTCCTTGCAACTTCATGCTCAAGAAGTATATACTGGTAGAATATTAAGCGCAAAAGATTCGACTGCTCTACAAGGAGTTTCCATTTATTTTGATGGCACTAGCTTAGGAACCGTAAGTAATACTAAGGGATTCTTCAAAATTCAAAACTCGGCTTCTAATATTTCACCATTAATTTTTAGATCTATTGGATATAAAACAAGAACTGTTTCTAATATTTCAGTTTTTAAAGAAGAAAATTATCCCATCGTGTTTCTTGAAGAGAGTATGGATGAGCTAGGCACGGTAATATTGGAAACCGATCCTTGGTCTCGCAAGAGGAAACTTAATTACTTCCGCAGAGAATTTTTGGGCAATACAAAAGCTTCGCTAAAATGCAAAATACTTAATGAAGATGCTATAAAACTTAAATATAGCCCTTCTAAAAACGAACTTATGGCATACGCAGAAGAGCCTATATTAATTAAAAATAATCATTTGGGATATTTTATAGAATATGAGCTTATAGATTTCACCATCAAATTTAGCATTGGTAGTTCTGGCCTTAATTTAATTGAATACACCTTTTACGAGGGAAGCAGTTTCTATAAAGAATTAAAGGAGAAACCAAGAAAACGTCATCTAAAAAATCGCGAAGAAGCTTTTGAAGGTTCACTACTTCAGTTTATGAGATCACTTGCTAAAAAAGAACTTGCCAAAAATGATTTTAAGATTTTTTATGATAGATTTCAGGTTCCGGAATATAAATATTTTGATATTCAGCAAGAACATCAATTTACTAAAGTAGCGATGACTAAAGACACGATTAGCATATTACATAAAAATAATCAATCTGGTCTTATATATAAAAGTCCGTTTTACATCGACGAATTTGGAAACTTCACTCCTACTCGAGCTTTTAATATTTCTGGCGTAATGGGACAGGCGAGAATGTCTTTATGCTTACCACTAAATTACGCGCTTTAA
- a CDS encoding calcium/sodium antiporter, which produces MDIVYILIGLVLLVVGGEFLVRSSVALSFKMNISKMVIGLTVVSFATSAPELLVSLQAAMEGFSDISLGNIIGSNIANIGLVLGITALISPIAVDRDFYKFNWPVMMIFSFALFFFLLNGEDIDRLEGGALVLGLLIYLLFLIIRSRKVKEEVVEEVDDSLKSTSWFKIIIWLVIGGAALYGGSELLVDGSVSLARDLGVSERIISVTMIAIGTSIPELAASVIAALKKEKALSFGNLIGSNIFNIASVLGITALIKPIVMQSQEVLTNDIYWMIAFSFILVPMAFIPKKFLFGRIKGLVILTGYSVFLYITIFK; this is translated from the coding sequence ATGGATATTGTTTACATACTAATTGGGTTGGTGTTATTAGTGGTAGGTGGTGAGTTTTTAGTACGATCTTCTGTCGCTCTTTCTTTCAAAATGAATATCTCAAAAATGGTCATCGGGTTAACTGTGGTTTCTTTTGCGACTTCAGCACCAGAATTATTAGTGAGCTTACAGGCAGCCATGGAAGGATTTTCAGATATATCACTAGGAAATATTATAGGATCCAACATTGCAAATATTGGATTAGTATTAGGAATCACAGCACTTATTTCTCCTATTGCCGTAGATCGCGATTTCTATAAATTCAATTGGCCGGTAATGATGATTTTTTCATTTGCTTTATTTTTCTTTTTATTAAATGGGGAAGATATAGACCGTTTAGAGGGAGGAGCTTTAGTTTTGGGACTATTAATTTACTTGCTTTTCTTGATTATTCGTAGTAGAAAAGTAAAAGAAGAAGTGGTAGAAGAGGTAGATGATAGTTTAAAAAGCACTTCTTGGTTTAAGATTATTATCTGGTTAGTAATCGGTGGAGCTGCACTGTATGGGGGATCAGAATTGTTAGTCGACGGATCTGTTTCGCTTGCTAGAGATCTAGGCGTGAGTGAGCGTATTATTTCAGTAACGATGATCGCGATAGGAACTAGTATTCCCGAGCTTGCTGCATCGGTAATAGCCGCCTTAAAAAAGGAGAAAGCCTTATCTTTTGGTAATTTGATAGGTTCTAATATTTTTAATATTGCTTCAGTTTTAGGGATAACTGCTTTAATAAAACCAATTGTAATGCAATCTCAGGAAGTTTTGACCAATGATATTTATTGGATGATTGCTTTCTCATTTATATTGGTTCCTATGGCTTTTATTCCGAAGAAATTTCTATTTGGAAGAATTAAAGGCTTGGTTATTTTAACAGGATATTCAGTATTTCTTTATATCACGATTTTTAAGTAA
- a CDS encoding glutamine synthetase III family protein, producing MSTLRFKAIEETFNRKSVNIEEPGRRSAVFGSNVFNESVMKQYLTKEAYNNVMDAVKTGAKINRTVADHISAGMKEWSINKGVTHYTHWFQPLTGATAEKHDAFFETIGEGLAIEKFGGGSLVQQEPDASSFPNGGIRNTFEARGYTAWDPTSPAFIWGTTLCIPTVFVSYTGEALDYKTPLLRALQAVDQAATDVAKYFDKNVSKVNATLGWEQEYFLVDSALAATRPDIQLAGRTLLGHSPAKGQQLDDHYFGSIPSRVLAYMRDLEIECMRLGIPVKTRHNEVAPNQFELAPIFEEANLAVDHNSLIMDVMNKVAERHHFVVLMHEKPFAGINGSGKHNNWSLGTDTGVNLLSPGKTPMKNLQFLTFFINTIKAVCDNEELLRASIASASNDHRLGANEAPPAIISVFIGSQLTAVLDELEKVTSGKLSPQEKTELKLNVVGKIPEILLDNTDRNRTSSFAFTGNKFEFRAVGSTANCANPMTVLNAIMAKQLKDFKVEVDKLIKDKKMKKDDAIFNVLREYIKKSKKIRFEGDGYGEAWEKEAKKRGLSNNKSTPEALKAQISKKAIKLYEELGVMNTVEIEARHEIELEEYAMRIQIEGRVLGDIARNHVIPTAIRYQNVLIKNVTGLKSIYGEDFKKYAEEQLDLVEKVSNHIAVINSKVSAMIEARKVANKYDDIQKKAESYCNEVKPFFDEIRYHCDKLELLVDNEIWPLTKYRELLFTR from the coding sequence ATGTCAACACTTAGATTTAAGGCAATAGAAGAAACCTTTAACCGAAAATCTGTAAATATCGAAGAGCCAGGAAGACGCTCAGCGGTTTTTGGAAGTAATGTCTTTAATGAGTCGGTTATGAAGCAGTATTTAACCAAAGAAGCATATAATAATGTGATGGATGCTGTGAAAACCGGAGCAAAAATTAACCGAACAGTGGCCGATCATATATCCGCCGGGATGAAAGAATGGTCTATCAATAAAGGAGTTACACACTATACTCACTGGTTTCAGCCTTTAACTGGAGCAACTGCAGAGAAGCATGATGCATTTTTTGAAACTATAGGTGAAGGATTAGCGATAGAAAAATTTGGAGGTGGATCTTTAGTTCAGCAGGAACCAGATGCTTCCAGTTTTCCGAATGGTGGAATAAGAAATACCTTTGAAGCTCGAGGATATACCGCATGGGATCCTACTTCTCCTGCTTTTATTTGGGGTACTACCTTATGTATTCCTACCGTTTTTGTTTCTTATACAGGTGAGGCTTTAGATTATAAAACACCACTTCTTAGAGCATTGCAGGCAGTAGATCAGGCTGCAACAGATGTTGCAAAATATTTTGATAAAAATGTTTCTAAGGTAAATGCCACCTTAGGGTGGGAGCAGGAATATTTTCTTGTAGATTCTGCTTTAGCAGCTACGCGACCAGATATTCAGTTAGCAGGGCGTACCCTTCTAGGACACTCTCCAGCAAAAGGACAGCAATTGGACGATCATTATTTTGGATCTATCCCTTCTCGTGTGCTGGCATATATGAGAGATTTGGAAATTGAATGTATGCGATTAGGAATTCCAGTGAAAACCAGGCATAACGAAGTTGCTCCTAATCAATTTGAATTAGCTCCTATTTTTGAAGAAGCGAATCTTGCGGTAGATCATAATTCATTAATTATGGATGTGATGAATAAGGTTGCCGAGCGTCATCATTTTGTAGTATTAATGCACGAAAAACCATTTGCCGGAATTAACGGTAGTGGTAAACATAATAACTGGTCTTTAGGAACTGATACTGGTGTTAATCTTTTGTCTCCTGGGAAAACTCCTATGAAGAATCTTCAGTTTTTAACCTTCTTCATCAATACAATCAAAGCAGTTTGTGATAACGAAGAGTTATTAAGAGCTTCTATTGCCAGTGCATCAAACGATCACCGTTTAGGAGCCAACGAAGCACCTCCAGCAATTATTTCAGTATTTATTGGTAGTCAGCTAACAGCGGTACTTGATGAACTGGAAAAAGTAACTTCTGGAAAATTATCTCCTCAGGAAAAAACAGAATTAAAACTAAATGTAGTAGGGAAAATTCCAGAAATTCTTTTAGATAATACCGATCGTAACCGTACTTCTTCTTTTGCATTTACAGGGAATAAATTTGAATTCAGAGCCGTAGGATCTACCGCCAACTGTGCAAATCCTATGACAGTTCTTAACGCCATAATGGCTAAACAACTAAAAGACTTTAAAGTTGAGGTTGATAAGCTTATTAAGGATAAGAAAATGAAGAAGGATGATGCTATCTTCAACGTTCTTAGAGAATACATAAAGAAAAGTAAAAAGATAAGATTTGAAGGAGATGGTTATGGAGAAGCCTGGGAGAAAGAAGCCAAAAAGCGTGGTTTAAGCAACAATAAAAGTACTCCAGAAGCATTAAAAGCTCAAATATCCAAAAAAGCAATTAAGCTTTATGAGGAATTAGGAGTGATGAACACGGTAGAAATTGAAGCTCGTCACGAAATCGAATTGGAAGAATACGCAATGCGTATCCAGATTGAAGGCAGAGTGCTGGGTGATATTGCCAGAAATCACGTAATCCCTACAGCAATTAGATACCAAAATGTTCTAATTAAAAACGTTACCGGTCTAAAAAGTATCTATGGTGAAGATTTTAAAAAATATGCTGAAGAGCAATTAGACCTTGTTGAAAAAGTTTCTAACCATATCGCAGTTATTAATAGTAAGGTTAGTGCTATGATCGAAGCTCGAAAAGTAGCCAATAAATACGACGATATACAGAAGAAGGCTGAATCTTATTGTAATGAAGTAAAACCATTCTTTGATGAAATTCGTTACCATTGCGATAAATTAGAATTGCTGGTTGATAACGAAATTTGGCCACTTACTAAATATAGAGAGTTATTGTTTACTCGATAA
- a CDS encoding BlaI/MecI/CopY family transcriptional regulator has product MEKLTNKEEEIMRIIWKLEKAFVKEIIPHIKEQKLHYNTVSTIVRNLEEKKYVSYKAYGKTHQYYPIITKEAYRKQFMNIATKRFFDNSYKSMVSFFAKEEKISAEELREILEIIENKK; this is encoded by the coding sequence ATGGAAAAGTTAACCAATAAAGAAGAAGAAATTATGAGGATCATATGGAAGCTTGAAAAAGCTTTTGTAAAAGAAATTATACCTCATATCAAAGAACAGAAATTGCACTACAATACGGTCTCGACCATTGTAAGGAATCTCGAAGAAAAAAAATATGTTTCTTATAAAGCTTATGGCAAGACGCATCAATATTACCCTATTATTACCAAAGAAGCCTATAGAAAACAGTTTATGAATATCGCTACTAAACGATTTTTTGACAATAGCTATAAAAGCATGGTTTCCTTTTTTGCGAAAGAAGAAAAAATTAGTGCTGAAGAACTTAGAGAAATTTTAGAAATCATTGAAAATAAAAAATAG
- a CDS encoding tetratricopeptide repeat-containing sensor histidine kinase has protein sequence MKKNYFLLLLLVLMLSSCDLYQSQDESFSKEAIEISDDFKLDSIDLEVRKEKLKTYLNQTSKLNDDTLKKKNYLHASYYAASIDSALFLEANSKAIAYATRLNDSLGLAGAFWDRGYFYSEIGGYRQSYDAYQEASELYLKNDKPVLGGRLLINMAILQSDIKDYVGSEVTTVKALKVLKPLDAKEYVYRCYNNLAVAYNQMNDFENSLEYHMKAYEIQKQLGNNIYQKASTLNNIGVLYENMGRFDDALNAYAEALEFSELENKEPQVYAKIIDNRAFAEFKIGKKEHIPEDFYKALQLRESIGDEDGAIFSSIHLAEYYENIDKSKALKYAEKSKKLARRREHMQGLMESLRLEARLDKANSYEHLERYIYLKDSLEREERAARNQFARIRYETDEFIEQNKYLNAQRKWIILGAGFLLIIVILGFVVRHQKIKNRQLKLEKLQQQSNEEIYNLLIDQQNKLEEGRQKEKKRIAAELHDGILGKIFGIRLILSSLNDKVDADSVETRSNYIAELKMLGEEVRSISHDLDANIFDSRSGFISMLNELLNEQSTLGKFEAVLNNDPNIEWDKISSKIKINLFRVMQESTYNITKYAQAKKVIVVFRKQDTHLFAMIKDDGKGFDLDANSKGIGLKNMKSRINNLNGKINFKTSEEGTAISIQIPINQNHRIWLTA, from the coding sequence TTGAAGAAGAATTATTTTTTACTTTTACTATTAGTCTTAATGCTTTCATCCTGTGATCTATACCAGTCACAGGATGAGTCATTTTCTAAAGAAGCTATCGAAATTTCAGATGATTTTAAGCTGGATTCTATAGATCTAGAAGTTAGAAAGGAGAAACTGAAAACATATTTAAATCAGACTTCAAAACTTAATGATGATACGCTTAAAAAGAAAAATTACCTGCATGCTTCTTATTACGCAGCTTCAATAGATTCTGCTTTATTTTTAGAAGCCAATTCCAAGGCTATAGCTTATGCAACACGGCTAAACGATAGTTTAGGGCTTGCCGGGGCTTTTTGGGATCGCGGATATTTCTATTCAGAAATTGGTGGATATCGCCAAAGTTACGACGCCTATCAAGAGGCAAGTGAACTTTATTTAAAAAACGACAAGCCAGTATTGGGAGGGAGATTGCTGATAAACATGGCGATTCTTCAATCTGATATTAAAGATTATGTGGGGAGCGAAGTAACAACGGTTAAGGCTTTAAAAGTTTTAAAGCCTCTAGATGCAAAAGAATATGTTTATAGATGTTATAATAATCTTGCAGTTGCGTATAATCAAATGAATGATTTCGAAAATTCATTAGAATATCACATGAAAGCCTACGAAATTCAAAAGCAATTGGGAAATAATATTTATCAAAAAGCTTCAACTTTAAATAATATTGGTGTTCTATATGAAAATATGGGGAGATTTGATGATGCTCTAAATGCCTATGCTGAAGCTTTAGAATTTTCAGAATTAGAAAATAAAGAACCTCAGGTTTATGCTAAGATTATCGATAATCGCGCGTTTGCTGAATTTAAAATTGGTAAAAAAGAACATATTCCTGAAGACTTCTATAAAGCCTTGCAACTAAGGGAATCAATTGGTGATGAAGATGGCGCTATTTTTTCTAGTATTCATCTGGCTGAATATTATGAAAATATAGATAAAAGTAAAGCTTTGAAATATGCAGAAAAGAGTAAAAAATTAGCACGGCGACGAGAGCATATGCAAGGGCTAATGGAATCTTTAAGATTAGAAGCGCGTTTGGATAAAGCTAACAGTTATGAACACCTTGAGCGATATATTTATCTAAAAGATAGCTTGGAGAGGGAAGAGCGAGCCGCCCGTAATCAATTTGCAAGAATACGTTACGAGACCGATGAATTTATCGAGCAGAACAAATATTTAAATGCACAGCGAAAATGGATAATATTAGGTGCTGGATTTTTGCTGATTATCGTAATACTAGGATTTGTAGTACGGCATCAAAAGATTAAAAATAGGCAGTTAAAATTAGAAAAGCTGCAGCAACAATCCAATGAAGAAATCTATAATTTACTTATAGACCAGCAAAATAAATTAGAGGAAGGTCGTCAAAAAGAAAAGAAACGCATTGCTGCTGAATTGCATGATGGGATTTTAGGGAAGATTTTCGGTATTCGATTAATATTGAGTAGTTTGAATGATAAAGTTGATGCAGATTCGGTTGAAACCAGATCAAACTACATCGCTGAATTGAAAATGCTAGGCGAAGAGGTTCGCAGTATATCTCATGATTTGGATGCTAATATTTTTGATTCACGTTCTGGATTTATAAGCATGTTAAACGAGCTATTGAATGAACAGTCTACTTTAGGTAAATTTGAAGCTGTTTTAAATAATGATCCTAATATCGAATGGGATAAGATAAGTAGTAAAATCAAGATTAATCTTTTTAGGGTTATGCAAGAGTCTACTTATAATATTACAAAATATGCTCAGGCCAAAAAAGTTATTGTAGTTTTTAGAAAACAGGATACTCATCTTTTTGCAATGATCAAAGACGACGGAAAAGGCTTTGACCTTGATGCCAACTCAAAAGGAATAGGATTAAAGAATATGAAATCCAGGATCAATAATCTAAATGGTAAAATAAACTTCAAGACTAGTGAAGAAGGAACTGCGATAAGTATACAGATACCTATTAATCAAAATCATAGAATATGGCTAACCGCTTAA